TGTTTGGGAATTATTGTCCTGGTTACGCATTGATAAATGATATCTGCTAGGTGCGCCCTAAGTCGCCCGCTTTCGGGCAACGACCAGACAACGAATCCCCTTGGGATAAGAAATCCATCTGGACAAGAATCCTTCTAGAATTAACACGACTTTTAAAAGACTACTTGCGGCAGTATTGGAGGCCTGCTTTCGTACAATCAGATCCAGATCCTCCTCGTTCAGGCGGCTTTGGTTGCGTTTTTTCACGATCGAAAAAGCGGGGTATATGAAAAAGCCGAGGTGGGATTGCCGTTCCACGGAAAATCCTGCACCCCGTAATTTAGATGTTAACTCGCTGATATCGTATCGGCGAAAATGCTTCAACGCCTTGTCATAAGCATCGTACAGATGCGGGCCCGCAGGCACCTCGATAACGGCAATGCCGCCAGGCCGCAGTATTCGATATACTTGTGCCAGCGCAGCCGCGTCGTCCTCGATATGTTCCAGAACATTGAGCATAACGACGGCATCAAAAGAAGCGGAGGGCAGCGGGCACTGAAGCAGGTCAAAGCGGAGCAGAGGAACAAACGGCAGTTCTTTAGCCAACCTGTACAGTGGCTCTCGTACAACGTCTGCTCCAATGATCATTGCATCGGGCAGTGCCAGCCTCATTTTTTTCAGCATAAACCCGGACGAACATCCTATTTCCAGAATGCAAGGCGTCTTGGTGCTCAAGTTGACCCTAAGCTGCCTTAAAGCATCCTCTCTGGAAGCAACGTCGATCGGGTGGGATTCGCCAGCCGCA
This Burkholderiales bacterium DNA region includes the following protein-coding sequences:
- a CDS encoding class I SAM-dependent methyltransferase, with product MLPFKLPPPLNTAGPPEWVGGGFRLGQQIVPVLEYSENFEGWSDDLTALHEDAAGESHPIDVASREDALRQLRVNLSTKTPCILEIGCSSGFMLKKMRLALPDAMIIGADVVREPLYRLAKELPFVPLLRFDLLQCPLPSASFDAVVMLNVLEHIEDDAAALAQVYRILRPGGIAVIEVPAGPHLYDAYDKALKHFRRYDISELTSKLRGAGFSVERQSHLGFFIYPAFSIVKKRNQSRLNEEDLDLIVRKQASNTAASSLLKVVLILEGFLSRWISYPKGIRCLVVARKRAT